The genomic segment acacacacacacacactcagatgttTACCTACACAGATAACATTGGTTTCATCATTACTTGGCCTCAGGTTGTCCTTGTAACTAACATATATACAAATGAACAGGGGACATGTTgttaatgtctttatttctgaaacatggaaaaacaagtttcttaacaaatattttctatccaatttgtcaaaaaaaagagGGCTGATGGACTGAAAGTTAACTATTTAATTATCTATAAGTGTAAGATTGTGTCTtccacatgaaataaataaatcacatagATCTATTGTTTACCGCGCAAACATCCATCTGTCGCCTTTAAATAATGTCTGACTAACTTGTCTTCTATTAGCCCTAGCATGCAGTGCTGTATTCATCAAGTCTCACCcgtttttaattttttcatacagtatatttatttattcatttttaagaaaGACATGTAACTTGTGAATGTGACCTGATTcccacaaaaataaaacttttaaaaaagtaaatcaTAAATTTAGAAAAGTTTGAACTGTCTTCTCACAAACAGTAAGACGGTTGAGGAGACCTGGCAACCGATCATTGATCAACCGCCGTACTCAGGAAATAGTTGCTTGACAGCAAGCTCTGATAATCTCTGTTAACTGAAAGCCAGCTGGTGATATGTTATCTGAGTCACTGTAACTGTAGGATGGCCAGTGGTTATCTGAGTAATTTACAAGCTCTATGGTAGGTCTTTGTTACCGTGTGGAGTGaatagaagaaaaagaagaggagtcATCGTTAACTCAAGGCTTGAGCAGCACATCCTCGctcacagtttacagtaattCCTTCGACATCGCATGATGTTAATGTTGTtgtcttctgcttttctttctagGCTTTTCCCAAAGACTTGCTTTGATTACAGTGAGTTCATTTGCATACAATTTACAACCAGTGTGTCATGGGAGGGTCCTCAAAAAGCAGGGACATTATTCACTGATTAAAGTGACAGTGTAATCAAATAATGTAATCATGTGACGGCAAAGGGGTGAAATATTGACTACTACTGAAGTGGTTTAGATTTAATGTCTGGCTCACAGTATAGCGAGTCAGATGTGAATAGTGCTTGTGAAAACTCATCATGTGGCACGTCGTCTCAgacacagtagtagtagtatggTCGCCTCATTGTACAGACATAAGCTTTTCATATGTGAGTAAAGAAGGCACGGGGAGGCAGGGGGAAGGCGGGGGGaaatctgctctgtgttttacaCTGaggtctttgtgtgtgagtgttgtgttaACGCAGCCCTGCACGGAGCAGAAAAGAAGgagcatgtgtatgtgaaatGTATGTCTGTTTAGTATGTGAGGGTTCATTGGTTTCAGTGAGAGGAGGGGGCAGctgaggagagagtgggaggtgTCAAGTATCATTACCCATCCCCCTCGCTGTCATAGCTTGGcttctacatgtgtgtgtttgtaggtttTGGtaccactgagtgtgtgtgcgtgtgtgtgtgtgtgtgtgtgtgtgtgtgtgggtgggtggttaGTTATAATGGTTGCTTGCTGGTGGTTGTATTGAAGGAGGAGGCTAATAAATTCTTCTCCACGACCGTGACGTGCACACGTGAGAAGCTGAAAGTGACAATGTTGCCATGACAATAGATGCATACAATTTACAGCTacgtttttgtgtttcagtctgtgtgtgtttgtgtgtgtacgtgggtGTGAGGATTACTTATGTGAATCTGGAACAGCCTGTCTGTAGTTACTAGGCAGATATTGGCCTGcccgacacacaaacacacacacacacacacacacacacatacagaggcacAGCTTGCCTGTGTCTGGCGTCGGTGTGGTGAGACACTGTTGATAAAGGGGCTGGTAGTGGAAATGGCAGCTTATCCATTTACATAAGCTGTGTGCGGGGCTTGATAAGCTCTGCACTGAGGTTGACTAAAACCATTGCTTCAAAAACTTGATCCCCCACCCCGCTCTGTCCACATTCAACTTCATGTGCATCCCCTCATGTAGGGGGTGACGGTGtacgtgtacgtgtgtgtgtgtgcgttaacATATGTTTCATGAACAGACTATGCCTGTCTGTATGACTCTGGGGTGCTCAGGGACAGCTTTGTTGTAAATCCTCAGTACTTTCAGTTCTATTTACTATGTTGTTGCTTGTAATTGTTGAAACACTGGAGGAGACATGTGAGGCAGAATAACCTGGGGTCACATTTTTGCAAAAGTGTCAAGAAGCAGGACATTAGTTATTCTGAAAGAAtcttaaaatacataaaacaatagACAGATGAATAGAGCGAGAAAGAAGAACGAAAATTGGATCAAATGAATGTGATCTGCTGATTCAGCACCTACTGGCCATTCAGTCCCTCACTTGTGCTGCTACACaactcctctgcagctctcatGAATGTGTTTCTTGTTATTTCTGACCAGggaggagcccccccccccccccaaactttcccagcacacactctgtcacacactgtcacaaacatctccctcttcctttctcctcccttcttcgcacacacaaaccacaccaTGCATTTGTATCTGGATGATTGTTGGAataacatggtgtgtgtgtaaatgcgtatgtgtgtttgtgaaaagtTGCAAAAAAGGTGGTGCATGTGCATATAACAATATGTTCATGTGGCTTCCATTtacatgctgctctgtgtgggTTTGTCCTTTGCAGCTGATATATGAGACTGCATGTACGGCCACATGCCTGCGTGAGGTGAACCCCTGCATGTGAGTGCatgcgaatgtgtgtgtaagtgtgtgtgtgtgaaagagagtgtgtgtgtgtagcagatGTCCTGCGTTCTGTTCTGTTCCCCAAACTGGCTGGTCTTTGTTGCTGCTCCCTCGTGCAGACGGGCCTGGCCACGTGCTTCTCTGTCTGTAAGGACAAGCCACGCCTTCACCGCTTTAATCTGTCAATTGCAGCAGCCAAGTCCCACCCCTAACAACACCCATAGCCTAACAGGGTCCGCCTTAATGCTCGATGACGCTGTTTTACTCACGCATACTTACCatgctccctctttctctctcctcacactgCCTATCTGTGGCTGTGCCATGAACAGGGTTTACACACCTCCCCTCTTCCTTCCATGTAAACCACTTCTctatctcattttctctctcgctcttgaCATGTTGGGGGCTGAAATTTCCTTCCTGAaaagttttctttcttcctctactTCCATACAGGGACAACAGTCAGTTCTTCTCTGCAGAAACACCCAGAAACAGGAAGAAGGAATGTAgtgtaaggggggggggcaaggaaTCCAGCTGGGCTGAGTTTCGAAGTAAAGACAAGCACGTTTATGATGGAATAATGTTCCAATTTGTGACTATTCATTTCTAATTCCCCCTCTCGATGGATGTTGTAATTTCTTGGTATTAAACCAGGAAGAAATTCCAACACATAGTACACAATGGTCTGTTTTTCTATAGTCTCTCTTGAACTGAAAAACAAGTCTAACCTCTCAATCATCTCTGACAGTTTTCCAGGTAAACAATCTGTATCACATTGAAACTACACATGATACTGTGTGCTTTTGATGTCTCTGTATGCCATGATTATCTCATTTTGAATCCCTTTGGTAAAAATGTGCCTACGGTCTGAGTCACACCTGATTAACCTGCACCCCCCTCTCAGCTCGCTCCTCACTCTCTGACAAAAACAGCCAGGTTTTGCCCTCGGGGGCCACAACTCCCTGCTGCTTTACATTTAGTGTCAACAGTTGTGGAGCTGAAGAGACTTTATTGCTATACAAAGTTCACGGGTTGATCGTTATCGGCTGGCAGAGAAAGACTGGAAGAGTCAGTCATAGCgatagtgtttgtgtgtttgtttttgactaGTGCACTAAAGGAAATAGGACATAAAAGTAGACTTTAGACTTTTATCCTACTCTGGCCAGCTGCAAACAACTGCTAAGTTTGATTTAAAGACATTTCTTCAACTCTGTAGATTGTTGCTCATGATAAGCCTTCTGATAAAGGATTTTTTTCTATTAATagctcatatttatttttagcaaGGTACAGTACAATGCCTTAGACTTCAGTAGACAGGCTTCCTctgagtttgtgttgtttttcctcctgcatTGGGGGGCAGGGATCCTGGTGACAGATCATCTGTTACAGAGCTGTTTTTTTGactcatacagtacatgcaggcTCTTTGCAGGGCTCACTAGCCTTTTACCACACCAACTGTGAGATGAATCACTGTCTAATGCCTGCTAAATGATAAGCTACAAGTGACTCTGATGTTTCACCAAACATACACAGCACAGTTTGtctgtacagaaacacactccTAGCATTTCCGCAAGGTCCTCTCATCAGAACAGACTGGAAcgaaacaaaacacagaagaacTTTTGATAAGATTGTATgatctctttttcactctccaTAAAGAATGTTCTCTTAAACCATTGAGCATATATCAGTTTTTTGCACATTATAATCTATATACAGTGTGATTGCTATAATCCTCCCATGAATATGTCCCATTCTCTGTAAGAAGACATACTATAAAGGCATTACACATGTTACCAATAAGTACCATATATCATATAAGTAGACATACTCAGTTTCACACAGAAACTGAAGGCAGAAATATCAGAGAGACTTCCCTAAACCTGgacaaaagaaaccaaaacaatctgcatgactaaataagacaaatacccagtatcagtatcagttttTTGCATCTTTTTATTCAGTATCCTGATGAACTATGGAACCATGTGTACAGTTTGGTAGTCTGTCATTTATTCCCTAGTTAATCGCCTTAGCTGTACTGCAGTgatgtatctgtttacagtcaAGTACATCTTGCAGTTTGTTCTGATGCTACTCTCTGCTCAAGTGGCCTTGATGacctccctcacctctctgTTCAATGATTCCCTCATAGCTGCAGCTAACTTTAGCAAGAGGAAACTGATATCTCTCCTGCTCCCCTTGCCCCCATATCACACACGAGTTGATGAACATGTACACAAACTTGCATATCTGTGACACTTTGGGCTTTCTCCATACGTGCAtgtacacagatacacagacacacatgcagaaaactAGCCagttaaagataaaaataatcTTCACCAAGGCAGAAGTGGCTCTTCCTACACATTCCAGCACAGAGCAACACCGCCCTCTACAGTACGTTCACCTCATTTGTTTTAGTCGTGTCACTATGAGACAATACTCAGTGAAAATTTCCAGAATTTTCATTCTACATTAACTCTGATGCTTCACGTGGTCATGTGGTAAACATTTTCGCCTTTCTGTCAAGCTCTTAGTTTCTCCCCAAAACTACAGGAGAAGCTAGGTACAGTTATACTAACTTTAACCAATCCCTAACCTTGTCCAAAAACCACGTCTTAGTCCTAAAATATAATAGTTTACTTTGAGGGGACCAGCTTTTTGTCCCTAAATGGGAGGTAAGTCTCCCTAATGAGACAGATCTTTTTCAACCTTAGTCCAGATTGAAACCCACTCAGATACAAAGACTGAGACAATATCTGTGGCCCATTTCATATTCTTCACCAGCCAGGATCAAAACCCAACACACTGTGAAATGTCAGCGGTTTTATAACCAGAAACATCTGAACAGCTCACAGATATATAATTACCATGACTTTGAGAATAGGAGCCCACTTAACAGACTGACTGCTGCTATAGTTATTTTTACACAAACCCGTGAGACACCATATTCAAAGCAAGTCCATTTAAAGAAATTGTTGGTTaggttattttatttacttctttACCGGTGCTTTACATAGATTAATACTTCTACTTTTGGCCATAAGGGCTCATTCACAAATGACTAGCATGCATGTCaagggtcagtgtgtgtgggaacaGAAGGAAAATAGCTAGAATGAACTGATGGATatgggaaaacacaaaatcaggAAGCCATCTGTATACTGAGGACACTCAGCTACATGAGATGAATGTGATTTTGTCACTTCTCAGTGAACCCTAACAACTGAGTCATCTGTTATGATGAAGAGTCTTGACCTTCGCTTAGGCCTGCTGCTCTCACAACcctcatgtttttgttttttacaggattttttaagcacacacacacacatacacacacacacactcataaacattcacaaacacacacacagctgcataaAGGCAGTCATAACTGTTTTGAATAATTGATCTCTAGTGAAATTGCGTGGCTCTAGGGTTTCCATGCTGTCATTGTCCCTGTTTCGGGTCGATGGGTGGCGAGGAAAAAGTAAACTTCTTATGCGAGTTGCACATCATGCCCCAGCCCCtcaacacacaaacgcacacacacaaacacacactcttcattTCCATTGTGTGTGCTTGGATATGCTGCGTCCTTCCCTGTAAAgatgcagaagaagacagacCACTGAAACTCTGCGGCTTCATTTCCACTGGATGCTGGGGCGACTGTTTTAGGGGGTACAGGACCATGAGAGGAAGATGCATCGAGACAGTCTGATCACCTCTGAGAATGACAGTAAGATCATCTTTATATTTCCCTGACCAAATTACTATTCTGGTTTTCACATGATGCAGGATTTTTGTTAACAGAGGACATTCATTCCTTGTGCCTGTGGAGATCTGTCTGTAGATTTATTTGCCATAATCTGCTTTTAGTTCATgtcaacatgtttatttaaatgaagcaaGGCCCTTTGGTTGTGATAACTAATTTGAACCtatttttggacaaaaacatcTATATTTATTGACTTTGATAGAGCCTTAAGTTCAGTAATATGAATAGAACAGACGAGTAAAAACAGTACAGCTATTAATACTGGATTTCTGGTTTTACCAGGCAATTTCTGGTTTTACCTCAAACATATTTATCCACTACTTTTTTTGCATCCTATTCACTCAGCTGCATATTTGTGAGCTGGCCTCTGGCCCTCGGCTGTCTCCCAGTCCTTGTGGGCTCAGCCACCCCGTCTCCCTTCATTAGGCCattgtttgtctcttttgtgCCCCTCTGCTGCACACAGCCGTAATGACCCGTGTGCTGGCCACTCCGGTTACACTAAGGACACATATCAAAGGGTCGACTACATAAATATCTGTTCAATTTGTCAGTGgtcctctttgttttcctctttatcCCCCTTTACTGCAGGACAATAGTGCCAGGTATATCATTTGGTAGGCTAAGCTCTACCAGTGAAAGGGGTCAGTGTTCTACTGAAGATATAACAAAGGGACTGGATTTATAAAGCTGTTGTTatcagaggaggaaggggtggTTATGTCATAGAGgaattactgtatatatacttgacctgaaaaaacattataaacatgagacctcagaaaaacagaacagtaAAGTAGGAATtaatgaagaagagaaaaaagttattacacaaatatttcatttcaaagcacGTTTTCAGAAAGAGATTTACACGATGGTGCTCATTTAGCTACAACACTGTCAAAATGCCAATTTATATCATTTGgcagaaatatacattttcagtgtttaaagacaaaaaactaAAGCTGTGCCAGAAAACTAAGCCAGTCTCTTGCTTCAACAAAAGTGTGCGAGAAAATCTAGTTTATCTGTTTCTTCTGTAGTTTACTTCATGTTTACTTCATAACAGACTTCACTATGAAATCTCATCATCACTGATATTGAATAAACTGAACTCTGCTTTTGTTATTACTTCAGTGTAATTAGACACGTTTGTCAGTTTTAATTCAGGTCAACTTGTGTCATTATCACTTTCAGAGCTTTTAAGCCCAATTGGCCCAATTCGTaacaatatgaaataataagATACTCCAACCTGACAAAACGTGAAGAGAACAAGTTGGACAATCTCAAAAATGTTGAGCTTTCTTAACTTGttaataaaagtgaaatgatcTCCCTCCCATAGTTGACATTGGACTGGACCTTGCAGGTGAGTGGGTTCTTATGTTATTGCATGAATCACCAAAGGCTATACTGGTAAGGTGTTCATGGATAATTACCCTAATTAAACAAATGTATCAGAGAAGCATATGAGTCTGGACTTCTTCTTTAGTGTATATTATCTCATTTCATCCTGTTTCTGGGGTTGGGATCATGTAGGAGCTGTTTGTTCAGTTGTTCCTTCACTCCTGTCTGAATCTCCACTGTCTCTGTGGCCACCATATACCCATCTATCCTTGCTGCTCCACCAGTTCATCTACTGCAGGTCTTTTTACCCCCATACCCAGTCCTGTACACTCCCTTTATCCCCTCTATCACGACCTGTGCCCCCAATTATCTCAGGATTATCACACCTGgatataaaatatatcattGATCAACAGTGACAAACTTCACAATACTGTCAGATAATTGGGTGATTATGGGTTTATAGCATCgcagagagaaataaagtgaCACCATTGAAGTGTCACTGATGTGAGTGGGTGGGAGTGTAAATAATCTGagcagcatgttgatgtttattgCAACACTGACACAGCATCTATGTTTTTACTACAGGCAATGAGGATGAAGTTTCCTCTCAACATGAGAGGGAAAGAcccagaagaaaaagaagagatgctgatagagagaaaaagaagaggggaaatgggaggagaaaaggagcaggagcagcaggagaagggGACGAGGAGTTACAGGCCAGgcctgagagaagagaaagggggaggagaaggagagcaaaGAATGAtcaagaagcagaagaaagagagagggacgaGGAGGGGCAGGCCAAAATAAAAAGTGGTAAGGCGGCAAAAACGAGGAAGaatatcaaaaatgaaaaaacaagaaaaatggagcagcaggagggagaagatgaagaaagaaatgccaagggaaaaaagaaacatggaaGTGtcaaaaaagaagagaaagaagaggatggagggaaacaTATagtaaagaagaaaacacagaaagtgaagaagaaaaagcacaagAAAGTAGTTGAAACAAggtaattaaaaaatattgtcTCACAAATTCACCATATCTGTAGTTTCCTGCTGAGGAAAACTACTGTAATCTTCCCCTTCTGCAGGGTGATCCGAGGCCTTTTTCACAACTATCCTGTCATGCACACAAGAAAGATGCAAAGACATTAAACACACTACTCTTCTATGCCTCAGTTCAGAGCAGGAGACAGGTGAGGAAGATGACAGTGAGGAAGATGGCAATGAAGaagaggacagtgaggagaaagaggtgagGCCAGAGTTTCTGTCGccggaggagctggagaagctgaaggaggctgtggatgagaggaagaaactgATCCAGGGCTTGAGGGGAAAGCCCTGGCCAATGAAAAAGAAACTTGTGACTCTACGGTAAATTCACTCACCGAGTGTTATTATTGAAGTGCACTTTGAATTAGCATCCCAAAACAATCAGaatcctcatcctcttcttccctgAAGGGAGTCTCAGGAGTTTGTAGAGAAATATGAGGGAGCTTTGGGAAAAGGGAAAGGCAGGAAGCTCTATGCGTACAAAGTCATGATGACCAAGGTAAGGAATCACAAACTGATTTGATATCATATAATCATTCAAATGATTATACTGAATATACGATGCcttgtatttcattatatttcttTCGCAGAAATGGATGAAGTTTCAACGTGACTTTGAAAACTTCAAAACTGCCTGCATTCCATGGGAGATGAAAATCAAGGAGATTGAAAGtaggtttgtttttcagaaatatttCTTTCCTCATGGTCTCAAACTACATGTCTAACATTCAAGACGTTAAAGAGGCTATGCAAGATGAATCATAGCTCATACTGTATCTCTTGCAGGCCTCTTATTTAGTTCCCcggcttcatcatcatcatcttcatatTTATACCCTCTGCCTCTCAGGTCATTTTGGCTCCTCAGTTGCCTCTTACTTTATCTTCCTGAGGTGGATGTACGGCATCAACTTGATCCTGTTTGGTCTGACCTTCGGCCTGGTTATGGTGCCAGAGGTACCGTACATGGCTTTTTCATCATAATGTATCTGTAGTTTTGCTGTCATGTATATTTCTTTGTTcattctgtttgtttgcatgctttGAGGTATGTTCTAATGACCTAACAGGCGTTAATGGGGCGGCCCTACGGCAGCATCCCCAGAAAGACTGTCCCCAGGGCTGAGGAGGCCAGTGCCATGGACTTTGCTGTCTTATGGGACTTTGGAGTCAGTTGATTATACATGTGCAACATCACACTCACGCTAAGCTCTTGAAAtagcatgttgtttttttgtcacatgtGCCTGAGAGTCAGTTCATATTTGCAAAATAATGATGCATCCTTTGTTGCAGATCATCTCAATTACAATTTGTGTCCACAGGGTTACGCTCAGTATTCAGTCCTCTTCTATGGTTACTACAACAGCCAGCGTGCCATTGGCTGGCTCAAGTTCCGTATGCCTCTGTCATACTTCCTGGTTGGCGTGGGAACAGTGGCCTATAGCTACATGGTGGTCATAAGAACGTCAGTTTATTATGACTATATATAATTCATTAATCTCCTTTTAGACACAATGTTATACTGAATCTGTATTTCTGATTGAAGGATGGCCCGTAATGCAAATGAGTCGGGCGTTGGAGATGATAACAGCTTTAATTTCAGCTGgaaaatgttcaccagctgggaCTACCTGATAGGAAACCCTGAAACTGCAGACAATAAGTTTGCCTCCATCACCACCAGCTTCAAGGTCAGTGCAGCTGACCTAATCCAGTATAGTAGTTGATGCCATTTACATAACATTTATCTATATCCTGTACATCCCTCCTTCTATCGCTCCAGGAGGCAATCTTAGAGGAGCAAGAGAGCCAAAAGGACGACAACATCCATCTGACTCGCTTCCTGCGTGTGCTGGCCAACTTCCTGGTCTTGTGCTGCTTAGCAGGAAGCGGATACCTCATCTACTTTGTAGTGCGTCGCTCTCAGAAGTTTGCCCTCGATGGACTGGAGAATCACAGCTGGTGGGAAAGGAATGAGGTAGCAATgagaaatgagagacagagagtcaaagaaagaaatatagagGAAGACTATGAATGAAGACTTTCGGAGCAAGTTCTTTATATAGAGTGGTGTGACATATGGTTTTAAAGCATTAGCACCACACTATCATTTTAAGAATTTGGCctataaaactaaactaaagcaCACAtgtaattattaacattaattacatctgtgtgtttcatttatATGTTCCAGTCCCCGATTGTTGTGCATGCTCAACCACTGGTCAAACACTGGTTTGGTTTACTGGGACAGCTAAATGGaatattattaatgatattaGTTAACAGTGCTTTCCCTGCTATAACAATCAAAACTGATCACCCTACCGAGTGGGAAGATTACAAATTACAACTGTGGCTCTGTCGAGTGCGCATACTAAAACTTTAGCATTCAGTGCCCCaattccatactacatactaactGTATACAGCTGTTCACATGTACTAAATATTAATCTTTATAGTATACTGTTTTGGAAGTTAGTGTACAAGAAATCAACAAACGTGACCACTTTATACTGAACTATATACTAACAGAAAATGATAAGTACTGTGACTTCAGAATGCCACTGTCAATTAAACTGAACAGACTGaaaattgtttttcaaaaacgTAATGCGTTTTTGTTTCCTGAGGTGCTTTGGAAGCTGTTTCATCACCATCCACAATTAGTTTTAATTGTCACTTTTTAGTATTAATACGTTACATACTATAAAATCTGCCTAGACTTAGAATTTAGTATGGGTTTGGGACACAGCTAGTGTGTTAAATTCTCCCTCCACAatatgttttgcttattgttactacccttggatgtttgaccttcactgtgcaaaATGATGTACTGCAGAGCTTGTCACTCTTTCATGAGACCTAATGCTAGTCCCCTCTGGGTTACTGTTTGCTGAATTGTTAGTGAACATACTACACAGGACTATCCAGAGAGATAGAGAACTTTTTGAAGTACTCACTGGGAATGTGTGAAGAGTCCTTTAGTTATGTTACATGTCAGACCAGCTGTCATTAGTCTAGGCCTTTGTGTTTCTCAGGTGAACATGGTCATGTCATTACTGGGGATGTTCTGCCCCATGTTGTTTGATGTCATCAGCGCCCTCGAGAACTACCACCCTCGTGTCGCCCTGCAGTGGCAGCTGGGTCGCATCTTCGCCCTCTTCTTGGGAAATCTCTACACCTTCATCATCGCACTCATGGATGAGATCAACCTCAAAGTGAGAACTAGAGCATGTAGACATTTGAGATActttatcattttataataTGCTTAATCTgaggtgtgtatatgtgttgcagagggaagaggaaaagataaTAAAGTTTAATATAACCACGTGGGAAGCCAGTCTTTTCAATGGTACAGTATCAGAAAACAGCACTGCTCCACCTAACACTATCCACCCTGCTGATGTGCCCAGAGGGCCCTGCTGGGAGACAATGGTGGGTCAggtcagtgtgcatgtgtgtgtggttatgtgtaAACTATTATGTATTATGTGATGTAATTGTTTTTAGCCTAGGACTAGTCATCGTTCATTTGCAGAACATAGTAAACAAGAAGTTCAGGCGATCTAAGGTTTTATTTAATGTTCGGTAGGACATATAGTTACATTTTATACTAAAACGTATATACAATAAACTGCACGTGCATGTTAAATATTGAGACATATACtactatatgtatatatacatatacatatatatgattGCTTCAACCTTTGCAGGAGTTTGTCCGGCTGATCATATCTGATACCATGACAACCTACATCACGCTGCTGATTGGTGACTTCCTGAGAGCCGTGCTTGTTCGTTTTCTCAACTACTGCTGGTGTTGGGACCTTGAGGCCGGATTTGTGAGTCATCTGTCTGATTACAGTGACAGTGCCAAATTCAGCGAGtgtataattcattttttttgtgtgtgcacattttttttgtgtgtgttttctagaGGTGAATTTAAATATTGGCTATGAAAATCTGAGTCACAGCAGAGTTATTTTTGTCACTGGTTGTAGCCATCCTACTCTGAGTTTGATGTCAGTGGGAACGTCCTAGGTCTGATCTTCAATCAAGGAATGATATGGTAAGAAAACGAcattggtttcatttaaatcagcagGTTCAAAATGACACTTAAAGCACTCTG from the Enoplosus armatus isolate fEnoArm2 chromosome 4, fEnoArm2.hap1, whole genome shotgun sequence genome contains:
- the tmc1 gene encoding transmembrane channel-like protein 1, whose product is MHRDSLITSENDIDIGLDLAGNEDEVSSQHERERPRRKRRDADREKKKRGNGRRKGAGAAGEGDEELQARPERRERGRRRRAKNDQEAEERERDEEGQAKIKSGKAAKTRKNIKNEKTRKMEQQEGEDEERNAKGKKKHGSVKKEEKEEDGGKHIVKKKTQKVKKKKHKKVVETSSEQETGEEDDSEEDGNEEEDSEEKEVRPEFLSPEELEKLKEAVDERKKLIQGLRGKPWPMKKKLVTLRESQEFVEKYEGALGKGKGRKLYAYKVMMTKKWMKFQRDFENFKTACIPWEMKIKEIESHFGSSVASYFIFLRWMYGINLILFGLTFGLVMVPEALMGRPYGSIPRKTVPRAEEASAMDFAVLWDFGGYAQYSVLFYGYYNSQRAIGWLKFRMPLSYFLVGVGTVAYSYMVVIRTMARNANESGVGDDNSFNFSWKMFTSWDYLIGNPETADNKFASITTSFKEAILEEQESQKDDNIHLTRFLRVLANFLVLCCLAGSGYLIYFVVRRSQKFALDGLENHSWWERNEVNMVMSLLGMFCPMLFDVISALENYHPRVALQWQLGRIFALFLGNLYTFIIALMDEINLKREEEKIIKFNITTWEASLFNGTVSENSTAPPNTIHPADVPRGPCWETMVGQEFVRLIISDTMTTYITLLIGDFLRAVLVRFLNYCWCWDLEAGFPSYSEFDVSGNVLGLIFNQGMIWMGAFYAPCLPALNVLRLHVSMYLQCWAVMCCNVPQERVFKASGSNNFYMAMLLVILFLSTLPAIYTIVTIPPSFDCGPFSGKKRMFDVIQETLESDFPAWFSKVFSYASNPGLVLPFILLMVLAIYYLQSTSKSYKEANVELKKKLQTQNEENKKKNKQAALKAQMDLEEARKAASSQSAEQQKNNNASLEDQEADGEESSQQLYHGKNGRNPPPVRDQERQLPATRAPVPRTYHHGNHGAPGYLPGFPRQSEPRMHRVPSLQRH